The following proteins are encoded in a genomic region of Cercospora beticola chromosome 8, complete sequence:
- a CDS encoding uncharacterized protein (BUSCO:EOG092634MM): protein MDDITSSLQNLQLNQIPIYLLKTPSSPSDSYQEHFSQLTSKSQNDKETTSFKPLFVPVLEHIFRDDALRNIKRSAERFAFAGGSPATARQIATNNPAKRYGGLIFTSQRAVDAFGTVIAKLDPAKLEALFDPEMPIYVVGPATKKGVEALGLPCPISGEETGNGDALADFILQHHNDSAKVPSHVSSLNGRKLPLLFLVGEQRRDVIPKKLQSEDLSPTEQIQVTELVVYETGEMATFEEEFTDLIQQAKKVGVKEQWVVVFSPQGCEAMLNALGWLTEAGKYSAGRREAVEGPMKTRIATIGPTTRDHLRGQFGFDPDVCAETPTPEGVAGGIVKFRAA, encoded by the coding sequence ATGGACGACATAACATCTTCACTTCAGAACCTGCAACTCAACCAAATCCCGATCTACCTCCTCAAAACCCCCTCATCCCCATCCGACAGCTACCAAGAACACTTTTCCCAACTCACCAGCAAATCCCAAAATGACAAAGAGACCACATCCTTCAAACCCCTCTTCGTCCCCGTCCTCGAACACATTTTCCGAGACGACGCCCTCCGGAACATTAAACGCAGTGCCGAACGTTTCGCCTTCGCAGGAGGTTCACCCGCCACAGCGAGACAAATCGCAACAAACAACCCCGCCAAACGCTACGGAGGGTTAATCTTCACATCCCAACGCGCAGTAGACGCTTTCGGGACTGTGATTGCGAAGCTCGATCCCGCGAAATTGGAAGCTCTTTTCGATCCCGAAATGCCAATCTACGTTGTCGGACCTGCAACGAAGAAAGGCGTGGAAGCTCTTGGATTGCCATGCCCCATTTCAGGCGAGGAGACCGGGAATGGAGATGCTTTGGCGGATTTCATTCTACAGCACCATAATGATTCGGCGAAAGTGCCCAGCCATGTTTCAAGCTTGAACGGGAGGAAATTGCCTTTGTTGTTCTTAGTCGGAGAGCAGAGACGAGATGTGATCCCGAAGAAATTGCAATCAGAAGATCTATCTCCCACAGAACAGATTCAAGTTACGGAGTTGGTGGTGTATGAGACGGGAGAGATGGCGACTTTCGAAGAGGAATTTACGGATCTGATCCAGCAGGCGAAGAAAGTTGGAGTCAAGGAGCAGTGGGTTGTGGTGTTTAGCCCGCAGGGCTGTGAGGCGATGCTGAATGCTTTGGGGTGGCTGACTGAAGCTGGGAAATATAGTGCTGGGAGGAGAGAGGCAGTGGAGGgaccgatgaagacgaggattgCGACGATTGGGCCTACGACTAGGGATCATTTGAGAGGGCAATTTGGATTTGACCCAGATGTCTGTGCAGAGACGCCGACGCCTGAGGGAGTGGCGGGAGGCATCGTGAAGTTTCGGGCCGCGTGA